The Candidatus Nitrosocosmicus franklandus genome contains a region encoding:
- a CDS encoding ABC transporter substrate-binding protein, translated as MHPVYFFTALVVVISAANLLIVFSDSDTKIIYSSWMLIINSAIASGLSVFALLKEKDKMKKDKTDIYLTFGLIFYFLANIVWGYYELVLDTVSPVPSLADLFLMSAYGFLIFRLSLTIKNLVKVSNKKIIFVISVGTGLFLAYILNLTLNLSEVSNFRGLMLFVVTMVYPILNSILTVLALTVLLNLKNEKHMTIPWICELVGLLAIVLGDSWFVVIVLTAFVDQIWISSVLISAHYLLIAGGLMWYILHSSPWNIGKFNLKNLFKSKIMFDKKLITGLIAGTLVFVVTAFIATNFIITSSDSKLFVGKNLDSLVGNNTEYDIIFVGAIVPQTGSLSSIGKPIVSALKKAESEVNLYYEENNSTTMVRLLVADSKTSPEDTISAVKTLAEGGAKVIVGPATSTAVAAVMDFAKENNITLLSYASTSPVLSIEGDNLYRLVPDDITQGRIMAEKMTDDGIRVIIPFWRGDIYGNELEKATRYYFEKLGGTFLEGINYSPYTGKFATSLHRINFLMWNQELKKLNEMVSDVVSKYGPASVGVYTISYDEITPILIQAQLFDSLGKVRWYGSDSIAENHHITKNIEAAAFASQTRLSNPLYSISDDSSNFSDFERDISELNHGSSMTYAAIAYDSFWIAAMSIDKHKNYYNKNDTNFGETLLEVAESYDGVSGKIKFNEAGDRISDSYDFWTVTKDNHTHQYEWHSENSADSNSLSTPTH; from the coding sequence TTGCATCCAGTTTACTTCTTCACTGCCTTAGTTGTAGTGATATCAGCTGCCAACCTGTTGATTGTTTTTTCTGATTCAGACACAAAAATCATTTATTCAAGTTGGATGCTCATCATTAATTCGGCAATAGCTTCAGGTCTTTCCGTCTTTGCTCTTTTAAAAGAGAAGGATAAGATGAAGAAGGATAAGACAGACATTTATCTAACCTTTGGATTGATTTTCTACTTTCTGGCCAATATTGTTTGGGGGTATTATGAATTAGTTTTAGATACTGTATCTCCAGTGCCCTCTTTAGCAGACCTATTTCTTATGTCCGCATATGGATTCTTAATTTTTCGCTTATCCCTGACTATTAAAAATTTGGTGAAAGTAAGCAATAAGAAGATTATTTTTGTTATATCTGTGGGAACCGGGCTTTTTCTTGCCTATATCTTAAATTTAACTCTTAACTTGTCTGAAGTATCCAATTTTCGTGGTCTTATGCTCTTTGTAGTCACAATGGTGTATCCTATTCTAAATTCAATTCTTACAGTCTTGGCATTAACGGTTCTTTTGAATCTGAAAAACGAAAAGCACATGACAATACCATGGATTTGCGAGTTGGTAGGACTCTTAGCTATAGTATTGGGCGATAGCTGGTTTGTCGTCATCGTGTTAACAGCATTTGTAGATCAAATTTGGATCTCTTCAGTCCTGATATCTGCCCATTATTTGCTAATAGCAGGTGGATTAATGTGGTATATACTCCATTCCAGTCCTTGGAATATAGGGAAGTTCAATTTGAAAAATCTATTCAAAAGTAAAATAATGTTTGACAAAAAATTGATAACTGGATTAATTGCAGGCACATTAGTATTTGTTGTAACCGCATTCATTGCTACAAATTTCATAATTACATCTAGCGATAGCAAACTATTCGTAGGAAAGAATTTGGATTCGCTGGTGGGAAACAATACGGAATATGATATAATTTTTGTAGGGGCGATTGTGCCCCAAACTGGTTCATTGTCTTCGATTGGAAAGCCAATCGTTTCGGCACTAAAAAAAGCGGAATCGGAGGTCAACCTTTATTATGAGGAAAATAATTCCACAACAATGGTCAGGCTCTTAGTAGCTGACTCAAAAACAAGTCCAGAGGATACAATTTCAGCAGTAAAAACACTAGCCGAAGGCGGAGCAAAAGTAATAGTGGGTCCTGCTACAAGTACAGCGGTTGCTGCAGTTATGGATTTCGCGAAAGAGAACAATATTACTTTATTAAGTTATGCTAGCACTTCACCCGTCCTCTCTATCGAAGGAGATAACTTGTACCGACTCGTCCCTGATGACATTACCCAAGGAAGGATAATGGCAGAGAAGATGACTGATGACGGGATCAGAGTAATAATTCCGTTCTGGAGAGGCGATATCTACGGGAATGAACTTGAGAAGGCAACAAGATACTATTTTGAGAAACTCGGTGGAACTTTTTTGGAGGGGATAAATTATTCGCCCTATACAGGTAAATTTGCAACCAGTCTTCATAGAATCAACTTTTTGATGTGGAATCAAGAATTAAAGAAACTGAATGAAATGGTTTCAGATGTTGTTTCCAAATATGGTCCAGCTTCTGTAGGAGTATATACGATCTCTTATGATGAAATAACACCTATATTAATACAGGCTCAGCTATTTGATTCACTTGGGAAAGTGCGGTGGTATGGAAGTGATAGCATAGCTGAGAACCACCATATTACAAAGAATATCGAAGCGGCTGCGTTTGCATCTCAAACCCGGCTTTCTAATCCTCTGTATTCCATATCAGACGATTCAAGTAATTTTTCCGACTTTGAGAGAGATATTTCTGAATTGAATCATGGAAGTTCGATGACTTATGCTGCAATAGCTTATGATTCGTTTTGGATCGCGGCCATGAGTATTGACAAACACAAGAATTATTATAATAAAAATGATACTAATT